One Alicyclobacillus vulcanalis genomic region harbors:
- a CDS encoding ABC transporter substrate-binding protein codes for MVRASRKVAMAGLAVAATIGVTACGTSSQPGTNATQPSGSASAKQIQLTLWNVDSGLAEQVDNKAIARFNATHPGYHMTGEYFESTPYLQKLQIAMGAHQAADVFSNWGGGRLYTFIKAGDVLDLTPYLKADPSWANRFLPSVMKSITFNGHVYGVPYGNLQPVNFFYNKQLFSEYHLTPPKTWTQLISDIQFFKSKGIIPISLGGQDNWPDLMYFEYLVDRLGGQQPFNNIMENKPGSWSNPVITKALNMMKQLVNMGAFEPGFSSIGSNNGSDAALLYSGKAAMWLMGSWGYGTIASDDSAFLKNLGWFPFPSVPGGKGNPNDVCGNPSDFYSIPSYDSAAKIKGALAFLKDDNLDAKNVSDLLQIGYVPAVKGIESELKKQKDSAYETFYYNLAKNAPYFQQSWDTALPTAEGNELDTDLGKFMVGQMSVAQFEADMNSYLTK; via the coding sequence ATGGTTAGAGCGTCACGCAAAGTCGCAATGGCAGGGCTAGCAGTCGCGGCTACTATTGGTGTGACTGCATGTGGCACGTCGTCTCAACCTGGTACGAATGCAACGCAGCCGAGTGGGTCGGCCAGCGCCAAGCAGATACAGCTGACGCTATGGAACGTAGATTCCGGCCTAGCCGAGCAGGTCGACAACAAAGCGATAGCTCGTTTCAATGCTACGCATCCGGGCTACCACATGACGGGTGAGTATTTTGAGTCCACGCCGTATTTACAGAAGTTGCAAATTGCGATGGGCGCGCATCAAGCCGCCGATGTGTTCAGCAACTGGGGCGGAGGACGTCTGTATACCTTTATCAAGGCGGGAGACGTTCTTGATTTAACGCCATATCTGAAGGCTGATCCGTCGTGGGCAAATCGATTTCTCCCGTCTGTGATGAAGTCCATCACTTTTAACGGGCACGTATACGGAGTGCCGTATGGTAACTTGCAGCCTGTAAACTTTTTCTATAATAAGCAACTCTTCAGCGAGTACCATCTAACGCCTCCTAAGACTTGGACACAATTGATCAGCGACATTCAATTCTTTAAGAGCAAGGGTATTATTCCGATTTCCCTTGGTGGTCAAGACAATTGGCCTGACTTGATGTACTTTGAATACCTTGTTGATCGTTTGGGCGGCCAGCAACCGTTTAACAACATCATGGAAAACAAGCCTGGCTCATGGTCGAATCCGGTCATTACGAAGGCCCTCAACATGATGAAGCAACTTGTCAATATGGGCGCTTTCGAACCCGGGTTTAGCTCGATTGGTTCCAACAATGGGTCTGATGCGGCGCTGTTATACAGCGGCAAGGCTGCAATGTGGCTTATGGGAAGCTGGGGATACGGTACGATTGCTTCCGACGACAGCGCCTTCCTAAAGAATCTTGGATGGTTTCCGTTCCCGTCGGTGCCCGGGGGTAAAGGTAACCCCAACGACGTTTGCGGTAATCCGAGTGACTTCTACTCCATCCCAAGCTATGATTCGGCAGCCAAGATCAAGGGCGCTCTTGCCTTCTTGAAGGACGACAACCTCGATGCAAAGAACGTATCTGACCTGCTTCAAATCGGTTACGTTCCTGCTGTGAAGGGCATCGAGAGCGAGCTAAAGAAGCAGAAGGACTCAGCTTATGAAACATTTTACTATAACTTGGCGAAGAATGCTCCGTATTTCCAACAATCTTGGGATACGGCTCTTCCGACTGCCGAGGGCAACGAGCTCGATACCGATCTCGGTAAGTTTATGGTTGGTCAGATGTCCGTTGCGCAGTTCGAGGCAGATATGAATAGCTACCTGACCAAGTAA
- a CDS encoding carbohydrate ABC transporter permease, with translation MISERLNASRIVMMLPAVIFFAAFALIPMFVAVYYSGLNWSGVGSASWVGFANWRAMLESGELWHSFWLTIALMFWCWILQSPLGLLIGVFTAGHQRHRAVFGALYFIPLLFSSVAIGVTWSYILSPTFGLMDDLLKSLGIGNGFENWLGNPHIALFVIACIISWQYIPFNALLYQSGVRQIPRSLYEAAMIDGAGPIRTFFSITLPQLKYTITTTTVLILTGTLTYFDLIYVVTNGGPGDATQVLAIDMYKQAFTNLNIGAGSVVAVVLAVFGLVLSILTLKFTGFNKMESQMEGA, from the coding sequence TTGATTAGTGAGCGACTGAATGCTTCACGCATTGTAATGATGTTGCCGGCAGTCATCTTTTTTGCAGCCTTCGCTTTAATACCCATGTTTGTTGCTGTTTATTACTCAGGCCTTAACTGGTCTGGCGTCGGTTCCGCGTCTTGGGTTGGGTTCGCGAATTGGCGTGCCATGCTTGAGAGTGGGGAGCTCTGGCACTCGTTCTGGCTCACCATTGCCTTAATGTTTTGGTGTTGGATTCTACAAAGCCCGCTTGGATTACTGATTGGGGTCTTTACCGCAGGCCATCAGCGGCACCGTGCTGTGTTTGGTGCCTTGTACTTCATACCACTGTTGTTCTCGTCGGTGGCAATTGGGGTGACCTGGTCTTACATTTTGAGTCCAACCTTCGGGCTCATGGATGACCTTCTCAAGTCACTGGGTATCGGAAACGGGTTTGAAAATTGGCTAGGAAACCCTCACATCGCTTTGTTCGTGATTGCATGCATCATTTCTTGGCAGTACATTCCGTTCAATGCCTTGCTGTATCAGAGTGGTGTTCGACAGATTCCACGTTCCCTGTACGAGGCGGCGATGATTGATGGAGCGGGTCCTATTCGAACATTCTTTTCGATCACGCTCCCCCAATTGAAGTACACCATCACAACGACGACAGTGCTAATTCTAACGGGCACCTTGACCTACTTTGATTTGATTTACGTAGTGACCAATGGTGGCCCTGGAGATGCTACACAAGTGCTCGCCATCGACATGTACAAACAGGCCTTTACAAACCTTAACATCGGGGCGGGAAGCGTGGTTGCTGTGGTTCTCGCCGTATTTGGGCTCGTATTGTCGATTCTGACCTTAAAGTTTACTGGTTTTAATAAAATGGAAAGTCAAATGGAGGGGGCGTGA
- a CDS encoding carbohydrate ABC transporter permease — translation MRTWRRVSVGNVVFTLFGVLWLIIGCYPVFYILTTSLRSQNGYLLGNPWVPPLHPTFQNYEQVIQSGFVKAFVNSAIVSVATVVLIVLFSLLLSYVVVRTRNRVVRTVFNWFVVGLAIPVQAAIIPVYILITKLGLYDTLLGMILPMVAFALPLSTLILVNFVRDIPNELYEAMGIEGANDFQIVFRLVAPLARPALISVAVYQFVQSWNNFLFPLVLTQSANVRVLPLAIVQFQGEHTMDVPVTMAAVVFSAIPLFLAYIFGGRYLRQGMLAGFGK, via the coding sequence GTGCGAACCTGGCGACGCGTCTCCGTAGGGAATGTTGTTTTTACTTTGTTTGGAGTCCTTTGGCTGATTATCGGCTGCTATCCCGTATTCTATATTCTTACGACCAGTCTTCGGTCGCAGAATGGTTACCTGCTCGGGAATCCGTGGGTCCCTCCCTTGCACCCGACTTTCCAGAACTATGAGCAAGTCATTCAATCGGGCTTTGTGAAGGCCTTTGTGAACAGTGCAATTGTGTCAGTTGCAACGGTCGTTTTGATCGTCCTGTTTTCGTTGCTGCTTTCCTACGTGGTCGTACGAACCAGGAATCGTGTAGTTCGGACGGTCTTTAATTGGTTCGTTGTGGGTTTGGCAATTCCGGTCCAGGCAGCGATCATTCCGGTTTACATCTTGATTACGAAGTTAGGGTTGTACGATACACTGCTTGGAATGATACTGCCAATGGTGGCGTTCGCTCTGCCTCTTAGTACACTCATCTTGGTGAACTTCGTGCGGGATATTCCAAATGAACTGTACGAGGCCATGGGAATTGAAGGTGCCAATGACTTTCAAATCGTGTTCAGATTGGTGGCTCCATTGGCTAGACCGGCGCTTATTTCCGTGGCAGTGTATCAGTTCGTACAGTCTTGGAACAACTTTTTGTTTCCGCTCGTGCTTACACAGAGCGCCAATGTTCGTGTACTCCCCCTTGCCATTGTGCAGTTTCAGGGTGAGCATACAATGGATGTGCCTGTTACTATGGCGGCTGTTGTCTTCTCGGCAATTCCACTTTTCCTGGCCTACATCTTTGGAGGCCGTTATCTACGACAAGGTATGCTTGCTGGATTTGGCAAGTAG
- a CDS encoding glycoside hydrolase family 3 N-terminal domain-containing protein: protein MTPVYLDPAQSVEARVDALMADMTLEEKVAQLTSIWAFEVLDGLEFSEEKAANVLSQGIGQITRIGGATNLDPPDVARLANRIQRYLREHTRLGIPALIHEESCSGYMAKGATCFPQTIGIASTWDVDLARRIGEIIRDQMRAVGARQALAPLLDVARDPRWGRVEETFGEDPYLVAQMGIAYVRGLQGEDLSQGVMATGKHFVGYGASEGGMNWAPAHIPERELREVYLFPFEAAVREAGLGAIMPGYHELDGVPCHDNPGLLRETLRGRWGFDGLVVSDYFAVNQLFEYHKVARDKAEAAALAVRAGVDVELPTRDVYSRPLVDAVARGLVSADEVDELVRRVLLWKFRLGLFDHPYVDEGAAVDVFDNEAQRRVAREAAAKSMVLLKNDGVLPLVAQGTIAVIGPNAHTTRNLVGDYAYPCHIESLLEQSEDNVFQTPLPSGVKHVDEFIPMRTILEAIRERAGAEARVAYAKGCGILDGEDAELDEAVKLAAAADVAVVVVGDRAGLTDACTTGESRDRATLCLIGRQEELVRRVLDTGTKTVVVLVSGRPLAIPDIAARANAVLAAWLPGEEGAEAVAGVLFGDVNPSGKLPITIPRSVGQVPIYYGHKPSGGRSHWKGAYVDESNLPLYPFGHGLSYTEFAYRDLAITPGAIGVHGEVEVSCVIENVGPRHGDEVVQLYARDVAADVTRPVKVLCGFARVGLAPGEQARVRFRLSAHQFGFYDRDMRFVVEPGDIEFMVGASSEDIRLRGMVRLEGQVAEIEREKVYQSQVHIERV, encoded by the coding sequence GTGACACCGGTATATCTCGATCCCGCCCAGTCGGTGGAGGCGCGCGTGGACGCGCTCATGGCCGATATGACGCTCGAAGAAAAGGTTGCTCAGCTCACGTCCATCTGGGCGTTCGAGGTCCTGGATGGACTTGAATTTTCGGAGGAGAAGGCCGCCAACGTCTTAAGCCAAGGCATCGGACAGATCACGCGCATCGGCGGCGCCACGAACCTCGATCCGCCTGACGTGGCACGGCTCGCCAACCGCATTCAACGGTATCTGCGCGAGCACACCCGCCTCGGCATCCCTGCGCTGATCCACGAGGAGTCGTGCAGCGGCTACATGGCCAAGGGGGCCACCTGCTTCCCGCAGACCATCGGCATCGCAAGCACGTGGGATGTCGATCTCGCCCGGCGCATCGGCGAGATCATCCGGGATCAAATGCGCGCCGTCGGCGCTCGGCAGGCCCTCGCACCGCTGCTCGATGTGGCGCGGGATCCGCGCTGGGGCCGCGTGGAGGAGACGTTCGGCGAGGATCCTTATTTGGTGGCGCAGATGGGCATCGCCTACGTTCGGGGATTGCAGGGAGAGGATCTCAGCCAAGGCGTCATGGCCACTGGCAAGCACTTCGTGGGCTACGGCGCGTCGGAGGGGGGCATGAACTGGGCGCCCGCGCACATCCCGGAGCGCGAGCTGCGCGAGGTGTACCTGTTCCCCTTTGAGGCCGCCGTGCGCGAGGCTGGGCTTGGCGCCATCATGCCGGGCTACCACGAGCTTGACGGCGTGCCCTGCCATGACAACCCCGGCCTTTTGCGGGAAACCCTTCGCGGGCGCTGGGGCTTTGACGGCCTGGTGGTATCGGACTATTTCGCAGTCAATCAGCTGTTTGAGTATCACAAGGTGGCGCGTGACAAGGCGGAGGCCGCTGCGCTCGCGGTGCGCGCAGGGGTCGATGTGGAGCTTCCCACGCGCGACGTCTACAGCAGGCCGCTCGTCGACGCCGTGGCGAGAGGGCTCGTGAGCGCCGACGAGGTGGACGAACTCGTGCGCCGCGTGCTCCTCTGGAAGTTCCGCCTCGGCCTGTTTGACCACCCGTACGTGGATGAGGGGGCGGCCGTCGACGTGTTCGACAACGAGGCGCAGCGCCGCGTGGCGCGCGAGGCCGCTGCCAAGTCGATGGTCCTCCTGAAGAACGACGGCGTGCTGCCGCTGGTGGCACAGGGAACCATCGCCGTGATCGGCCCCAATGCGCATACCACGCGCAACCTGGTCGGCGACTACGCATACCCGTGTCACATCGAGTCGCTGCTGGAACAGTCCGAGGACAACGTCTTCCAGACTCCGCTGCCGAGCGGCGTGAAGCACGTCGACGAGTTCATTCCCATGCGGACCATCCTCGAGGCCATTCGCGAGCGCGCTGGGGCGGAGGCTCGCGTGGCGTATGCCAAGGGCTGCGGCATTCTGGACGGCGAGGACGCGGAGCTGGACGAGGCGGTGAAGCTCGCGGCCGCGGCCGATGTGGCCGTCGTGGTGGTGGGCGATCGCGCCGGGCTGACGGACGCGTGCACGACGGGCGAATCCCGAGATCGGGCGACGCTCTGCCTCATCGGCCGGCAGGAGGAGTTGGTCCGCCGCGTGCTGGATACAGGCACGAAGACCGTGGTCGTGCTCGTGAGCGGGCGTCCGCTTGCCATTCCCGACATCGCGGCGCGGGCAAATGCCGTGCTCGCGGCGTGGCTGCCCGGCGAGGAAGGCGCGGAGGCCGTCGCGGGGGTGCTGTTTGGCGACGTGAACCCGTCGGGCAAGCTGCCCATCACCATCCCGCGCAGCGTGGGACAAGTGCCGATTTACTACGGGCACAAGCCGTCCGGTGGGCGCTCGCACTGGAAAGGCGCGTACGTGGACGAGAGCAACCTGCCCCTGTATCCATTTGGGCACGGGCTGTCGTACACCGAATTTGCGTATCGGGATTTGGCGATCACGCCTGGCGCCATTGGGGTGCACGGCGAGGTCGAGGTCTCGTGCGTGATCGAAAACGTGGGGCCGCGGCACGGGGATGAGGTGGTGCAGCTGTATGCCCGGGACGTCGCTGCGGATGTGACGCGGCCGGTCAAGGTGCTCTGCGGCTTCGCGCGCGTGGGGCTTGCGCCAGGCGAGCAGGCCAGGGTGCGGTTTCGCCTTTCTGCGCATCAGTTCGGCTTCTACGATCGCGACATGCGGTTTGTCGTGGAACCGGGCGACATCGAGTTCATGGTGGGCGCGTCGTCGGAAGACATTCGCTTGAGAGGCATGGTCCGCCTCGAGGGTCAGGTGGCGGAAATCGAGCGCGAGAAGGTCTACCAAAGCCAAGTGCACATTGAGCGCGTCTGA
- a CDS encoding ROK family transcriptional regulator → MLEKTADQALMKEINKSIVLNRIRFHSPISRSQISSETGLNKATVSALTDELIREGLVVEVGHGRSRVGRRPIMLLFNAGAGSVLGVELGVEYVRVAVTDFAARALSVREEPLPRDLGAEEVLERLRAAIAQAISEAPESRYGVIGIGVGVPGLVDFARGVVLRAPHLKWDNIPLKAMIESWFGIPVLVDNEANAGALGEKLYGAATHVSSLVYISAGTGIGTGIVIGDELIRGADGVAGEFGHMSIDVHGDTCPCGNVGCWELYASEQALIAAYAKLTGESLGFDEVLARFRASDPAALQAFQTVGRYLGAGAVNLVNGLNPAMIILGNRLAEAGRMLTDAIQQAIVSRCLVSPYAKVVVQPSALGRDACAIGSAALVLHDFFAGPRARVTSRATMGK, encoded by the coding sequence GTGTTGGAGAAGACGGCAGATCAGGCGCTGATGAAGGAGATCAATAAGTCCATCGTCCTCAACCGCATCCGGTTTCACAGCCCTATCTCGCGCAGCCAGATTTCGAGCGAGACGGGCCTGAACAAGGCGACGGTATCGGCTCTGACCGATGAGCTCATCCGCGAAGGCCTGGTGGTGGAGGTGGGACACGGGAGATCCCGCGTGGGGCGCCGCCCGATCATGCTGTTGTTCAACGCCGGCGCGGGCAGCGTGCTCGGCGTAGAACTCGGCGTCGAATACGTGCGGGTGGCGGTCACCGACTTTGCCGCAAGGGCGCTCTCGGTGCGGGAAGAGCCTCTGCCGCGAGACCTGGGGGCGGAAGAGGTGCTGGAACGGCTCCGTGCCGCGATCGCCCAGGCGATTTCGGAGGCACCCGAAAGCCGTTACGGAGTCATCGGCATCGGTGTGGGCGTGCCGGGGCTTGTCGACTTCGCGCGCGGCGTCGTGCTGCGCGCGCCTCACCTCAAATGGGACAATATTCCCCTCAAAGCGATGATCGAGAGCTGGTTTGGCATCCCGGTGCTCGTCGACAACGAGGCGAACGCGGGCGCGCTGGGCGAGAAGCTGTATGGGGCCGCCACGCACGTGTCGAGCCTGGTGTACATCAGCGCGGGCACCGGCATTGGAACGGGCATTGTCATCGGGGACGAGCTGATTCGCGGCGCGGATGGCGTGGCGGGGGAATTCGGACACATGAGCATCGACGTCCACGGCGACACCTGCCCGTGCGGCAACGTCGGCTGTTGGGAACTGTACGCGTCCGAGCAGGCGCTCATCGCGGCGTACGCGAAGCTGACGGGCGAATCACTCGGCTTTGACGAGGTGCTCGCCCGATTTCGAGCATCCGATCCGGCCGCGCTCCAGGCGTTTCAAACGGTCGGAAGATACTTGGGCGCTGGCGCGGTCAATCTGGTCAACGGGCTGAACCCTGCGATGATCATTCTCGGCAATCGCCTCGCGGAGGCCGGGCGCATGTTGACAGACGCGATTCAGCAGGCCATTGTCTCGCGATGCCTCGTGAGTCCGTATGCGAAAGTCGTCGTCCAGCCTTCGGCCTTGGGGCGCGATGCGTGCGCCATTGGTTCGGCGGCGCTCGTCCTGCACGACTTCTTCGCGGGTCCTCGCGCTCGCGTCACGTCGCGCGCCACGATGGGCAAGTGA
- a CDS encoding DUF47 domain-containing protein: MSKRSDQLFAFLVEIAENIAQATETFQRELEQGGDFGALASRMKTYEDKGDELISKLISLLNNTYITPLEREDYVTLATTLDDIIDGIHACSVRFTLYDVTGSTPTMIEFAKDIHRSAKEIQEAIRKLNERKLLQIRDHVKELNVLEKHGDQLLHAALRSLFAESKDAIELIKLKEIYEILESVTDRCEDVADVLESVILKNA; encoded by the coding sequence GTGTCGAAGCGCAGTGATCAGCTGTTTGCGTTTCTGGTCGAGATCGCCGAGAACATCGCCCAGGCGACCGAGACCTTCCAGCGCGAGCTGGAGCAGGGGGGCGACTTTGGGGCGCTGGCGAGCCGGATGAAGACCTACGAGGACAAGGGCGACGAACTCATTTCGAAGCTCATTTCGCTGCTCAACAACACGTACATCACGCCGCTTGAGCGAGAGGACTACGTCACGCTCGCCACGACGCTCGACGACATCATCGACGGCATCCACGCGTGCAGCGTGCGGTTTACGCTGTACGACGTGACGGGATCGACGCCGACGATGATTGAGTTTGCCAAGGACATCCACAGAAGCGCAAAGGAGATCCAGGAAGCCATCCGCAAGCTGAACGAGCGGAAGCTTCTCCAGATTCGCGATCACGTCAAGGAACTGAATGTCCTCGAGAAGCACGGCGACCAGTTGCTCCACGCGGCGCTGCGATCGCTGTTTGCCGAGAGCAAGGACGCCATTGAGCTCATCAAGCTGAAGGAGATTTACGAAATCCTGGAGAGTGTGACCGATCGCTGTGAAGATGTGGCGGACGTGCTCGAGTCCGTGATTCTGAAAAACGCTTGA
- a CDS encoding inorganic phosphate transporter: MLAVIVLIVILGLVFDFTNGFHDTANAIATSVSTRALSPRAAVLLAGAMNLIGAMTFTGVAKTIGGKIADPLKIPHGTVVVLCALVAAIFWNLFTWYFGIPSSSSHALIGGLTGAVIGAAGFHAVDLAGFTSIIEALITSPICAFVLGFAVMLAFRGAFGWRSPHRVNRVFRVLQVFSAAAQAFMHGTNDSQKTMGVITFALIAGGYQHTMHVPLWVKTLCAVAMGLGTASGGWRIIKTVGSKIIKIEPINGFASDLTSSIIIFGFTLFKLPVSSTHVISSAIMGSGAAKRARGVHWNVAGRILVAWLVTIPMSGLIAAALTKLALV, from the coding sequence ATGCTGGCTGTCATCGTGCTTATCGTCATTCTTGGACTGGTGTTCGATTTCACCAACGGATTTCACGACACGGCGAACGCCATCGCGACGAGCGTATCGACGCGCGCGTTGTCGCCGCGCGCCGCCGTGCTGTTGGCAGGCGCCATGAATCTGATTGGCGCCATGACCTTTACCGGCGTGGCGAAGACGATTGGCGGAAAAATCGCCGATCCGCTGAAAATCCCGCACGGCACCGTCGTCGTGCTGTGTGCACTCGTGGCCGCGATCTTTTGGAACTTGTTCACGTGGTACTTTGGCATTCCGAGCTCCTCGTCGCACGCCCTCATCGGCGGTTTGACCGGCGCCGTGATCGGCGCGGCGGGATTTCACGCCGTCGATCTCGCCGGGTTCACCTCGATCATCGAGGCGCTCATCACCTCGCCCATCTGCGCCTTCGTGCTCGGCTTCGCCGTGATGCTGGCGTTTCGAGGCGCGTTTGGCTGGAGGTCACCCCACCGGGTCAACCGAGTGTTCCGGGTGCTTCAGGTCTTTTCGGCGGCCGCGCAGGCATTCATGCACGGCACGAACGATTCGCAGAAGACGATGGGCGTCATCACGTTCGCGCTCATCGCGGGCGGTTACCAGCACACGATGCACGTTCCGCTGTGGGTGAAGACGCTTTGCGCTGTGGCCATGGGGTTGGGCACTGCGTCGGGCGGTTGGCGGATCATCAAGACGGTCGGATCGAAGATCATCAAAATCGAGCCCATCAACGGGTTCGCCTCGGATTTGACGAGTTCGATCATCATCTTCGGCTTCACGCTGTTCAAGTTGCCGGTCAGCTCGACGCACGTCATTTCGTCCGCCATCATGGGCTCGGGCGCCGCGAAGCGGGCGCGCGGGGTGCACTGGAACGTGGCCGGGCGCATCTTGGTGGCGTGGCTGGTGACCATTCCGATGTCGGGGCTCATCGCAGCGGCGCTCACGAAGTTGGCGCTCGTGTGA
- a CDS encoding YcnI family protein: MKIRKANPITRLRWLSGMAGMAAALCVGVTTASAHVVVSPDTPNPPTAGGFEQYTMRVPCEKSVPTVKIVLKLPKGASWVAYEPVPGWKVSESQVNGQTLVTWQATNGGIQPGQFQSFSFLATNPKQPGVYAWDAFQYYRDGSIVPWTGEPGSPTPHSTTQIVAAGAQDTASSPSAPAPAGDANDATPQAPANFGMGWTTADFISLAAAIVSLILGVTTLVLNVRRDLDRP; encoded by the coding sequence GTGAAGATTCGGAAGGCAAACCCAATCACGCGCTTGCGCTGGTTGAGCGGGATGGCCGGAATGGCTGCCGCACTGTGCGTGGGCGTGACCACGGCATCCGCGCATGTCGTCGTCAGCCCAGACACCCCGAACCCCCCGACGGCAGGCGGCTTCGAGCAATACACCATGCGCGTGCCCTGCGAAAAGTCCGTTCCCACGGTGAAAATTGTGCTCAAGCTGCCAAAGGGCGCGTCGTGGGTGGCCTACGAGCCCGTGCCGGGGTGGAAGGTGAGCGAAAGCCAGGTGAACGGCCAAACGCTCGTGACTTGGCAAGCGACGAACGGAGGCATTCAGCCGGGCCAGTTCCAGTCCTTTTCGTTCCTCGCCACCAACCCCAAACAACCCGGCGTATACGCCTGGGACGCGTTCCAATACTATCGCGACGGATCCATCGTCCCGTGGACGGGCGAGCCAGGGAGTCCCACGCCTCACTCCACCACCCAGATTGTCGCCGCGGGTGCGCAGGATACCGCCAGCTCGCCGAGCGCCCCCGCACCCGCGGGCGACGCCAACGACGCCACTCCCCAGGCGCCCGCCAACTTCGGGATGGGATGGACCACGGCCGACTTCATCAGCTTGGCTGCCGCCATCGTTTCCTTGATCTTGGGCGTGACCACGCTTGTCTTAAACGTCAGGCGCGATCTCGACCGCCCCTAA
- a CDS encoding copper resistance protein CopC, with the protein MSWRLCLARLARWPVALMALVGTVFFHAPCVAAHAYVVHASPAPGQSLPSSPGHVQLVFDEPVQLMPGGLTVTNVDNQRVDLGDGHQNPARADELDVSVPKALPKGLYTVHWQVISADGHLVSGTLPFGVGIDLRSLELGTTEQGYQPGFWMLADRVLIYAGLALALGGFVGLLVARRALPIPQNRVGRRLALVGHALLVVGILFDLPLETAITWGLHGLAAYEPRYLARTLNFTRFGYLWVVELMLAAVIPAILAALSPAKSKARTLAAIAPLFAMPAALAMQGHAVAEPHPALPVLAVALHALAASVWVGGIAQMVALVVQADRIPSPTDAELRAAIRSFGWTAFTCVLALAATGVYSALLHVPTEYALFHTGYGKGLLAKAGLFLVMLGLAAMHALTPRPRRSTYRTWMGLELAASAVIFAITAAISNLPTAEIAPGPFDGVKRAGPYEVELSITPNRAGANGFVVHVRHQGEPDTAIQQVELILSQPNTSANASPVVLAPKAPGTYSARSLALSGGGAWDAEVQVLTSDFEVLTFDFPIHTGV; encoded by the coding sequence ATGTCCTGGAGGCTTTGCCTCGCCCGCCTGGCACGCTGGCCCGTCGCCTTGATGGCGCTTGTCGGCACGGTTTTCTTTCACGCGCCTTGTGTCGCGGCCCACGCGTACGTCGTCCACGCTTCTCCGGCGCCCGGCCAGTCCCTTCCGTCTTCCCCCGGGCATGTTCAGCTCGTCTTCGACGAGCCCGTCCAACTGATGCCGGGAGGCCTCACCGTCACCAACGTCGACAACCAGCGCGTCGATCTCGGCGACGGTCACCAAAACCCCGCGCGCGCCGATGAACTCGATGTCTCCGTACCCAAGGCCCTGCCCAAAGGGCTGTACACCGTCCATTGGCAGGTCATCTCCGCCGACGGGCACCTCGTGTCGGGGACCCTTCCCTTCGGCGTCGGGATCGATCTCCGCTCGCTCGAACTCGGCACGACCGAACAAGGCTATCAGCCCGGCTTCTGGATGCTCGCCGATCGCGTCCTCATCTACGCAGGGCTGGCGCTAGCCCTCGGCGGCTTCGTGGGCCTTCTCGTGGCAAGGCGCGCTCTGCCCATCCCGCAAAACCGCGTGGGCCGCCGCCTGGCGCTTGTTGGCCACGCCCTCCTCGTCGTAGGTATTCTCTTCGACCTACCGCTCGAGACCGCCATCACCTGGGGGCTTCACGGCCTGGCCGCTTACGAGCCGCGCTATCTCGCGCGGACGCTCAACTTTACCCGCTTCGGCTACCTGTGGGTCGTGGAGCTCATGCTCGCCGCCGTGATTCCGGCCATCCTCGCCGCGCTGTCGCCAGCGAAATCGAAGGCGCGCACGTTGGCCGCCATCGCCCCACTGTTCGCCATGCCGGCGGCGCTCGCGATGCAGGGGCATGCTGTGGCCGAACCCCATCCCGCGCTGCCCGTCCTCGCCGTGGCCCTGCACGCCCTCGCGGCGAGCGTGTGGGTCGGTGGCATCGCGCAGATGGTGGCGCTGGTGGTCCAGGCAGACCGCATCCCGTCGCCGACCGACGCCGAGCTGCGCGCGGCCATCCGTTCGTTCGGCTGGACGGCGTTCACCTGTGTCCTCGCGCTGGCAGCCACCGGCGTGTATTCGGCGCTCCTGCACGTGCCCACGGAATACGCCCTCTTTCATACCGGCTATGGCAAGGGCCTATTGGCGAAAGCCGGACTCTTCCTCGTCATGCTGGGCCTTGCCGCCATGCACGCGCTCACGCCGCGGCCGAGGCGGTCCACGTATCGCACGTGGATGGGCCTCGAACTTGCGGCGAGCGCCGTCATCTTCGCGATCACGGCCGCCATCAGCAACTTGCCCACGGCCGAGATCGCGCCCGGGCCGTTTGACGGCGTGAAGCGAGCCGGGCCCTATGAAGTCGAACTGTCGATCACGCCGAACCGCGCAGGCGCCAACGGGTTCGTCGTGCACGTCCGCCACCAGGGCGAGCCGGACACGGCCATCCAGCAGGTGGAACTCATCCTTTCGCAGCCGAACACGTCCGCGAATGCCTCACCGGTCGTGCTTGCGCCGAAAGCCCCAGGCACCTACAGTGCGCGGTCGCTCGCGCTGTCGGGCGGCGGAGCGTGGGACGCCGAAGTCCAGGTGCTGACGTCGGATTTTGAGGTCTTGACGTTCGACTTCCCGATTCACACGGGCGTGTAG